One segment of Synchiropus splendidus isolate RoL2022-P1 chromosome 4, RoL_Sspl_1.0, whole genome shotgun sequence DNA contains the following:
- the ldlrap1a gene encoding low density lipoprotein receptor adapter protein 1a isoform X4 has product MHAIKSAGRAIIRSPSVTKQSWTSGRHKKLPENWTDTREAILDGMTFNLGYLGMTLVDQPKGEDVSAAAVKRIIATAKASGKKSQKVSLNVSSQGLCMHDRSTSELIANVSIRRWVLFVSCPTVFHLNPVCRVSYCIVDKVYVNVFAYITQNTVSGTLECHAFSCAKKKVAQAVVLTVAQAFSLSQECLEEAKEETLTRENLLDLDKSVEVAMETKRNKDGNLLNNQNAAESEINPAAWLTEESLEEAFSRLALSRTSPQILDFGLIPHDWLLGHVWDVNYGSS; this is encoded by the exons ATGCACGCGATCAAGTCCGCCGGAAGAGCTATTATAAGGAGTCCAAGTGTGACCAAGCAGTCGTGGACCAGCGGGAGACACAAAA AACTTCCAGAGAACTGGACGGACACAAGGGAAGCCATTTTAGACGGCATGACGTTTAACCTCGGGTACCTTGGCATGACACTTGTGGATCAGCCCAAAGGGGAAGATGTATCTGCTGCAGCGGTTAAAAGGATCATCGCCACG gCCAAAGCAAGTGGGAAGAAGTCTCAGAAGGTTTCGTTGAACGTTTCTTCTCAGGGTCTCTGTATGCATGACAGGAGCACCAGTGAATTGATAGCCAATGTCTCCATACGCAGGtgggttttgtttgtgtcatgcCCCACTGTGTTTCACCTTAACCCTGTGTGCAGGGTTTCCTACTGCATAGTGGACAAGGTGTATGTCAATGTGTTTGCTTACATCACTCAAAACACCGTCAGTGGGACCTTGGAGTGCCATGCCTTCTCTTGCGCCAAGAAAAAAGTG GCTCAGGCTGTCGTGCTGACGGTAGCCCAGGCCTTCTCTCTGTCCCAGGAATGCTTGGAAGAAGCCAAAGAAG AGACGCTCACCAGAGAAAACCTGCTGGACTTGGACAAAAGTGTTgaagttgccatggagacaaaGAGGAACAAGGATGGAAATCTGCTGAACAACCAGAATGCTGCTGAGTCTGAGATTAATCCTGCTGCTTGG ttgACAGAGGAGAGCTTGGAAGAAGCCTTTTCCAG ACTGGCCCTGTCCCGCACAAGCCCCCAGATCCTGGACTTTGGGTTGATCCCTCATGACTGGCTGCTTGGACATGTTTGGGATGTGAACTATGGCAGCAGTTGA
- the ldlrap1a gene encoding low density lipoprotein receptor adapter protein 1a isoform X2: MHAIKSAGRAIIRSPSVTKQSWTSGRHKKLPENWTDTREAILDGMTFNLGYLGMTLVDQPKGEDVSAAAVKRIIATAKASGKKSQKVSLNVSSQGLCMHDRSTSELIANVSIRRWVLFVSCPTVFHLNPVCRVSYCIVDKVYVNVFAYITQNTVSGTLECHAFSCAKKKVAQAVVLTVAQAFSLSQECLEEAKEEKVTSFGSDIVASKNSDVVWKETETLTRENLLDLDKSVEVAMETKRNKDGNLLNNQNAAESEINPAAWLTEESLEEAFSSCDLDSCGSFADWPCPAQAPRSWTLG, encoded by the exons ATGCACGCGATCAAGTCCGCCGGAAGAGCTATTATAAGGAGTCCAAGTGTGACCAAGCAGTCGTGGACCAGCGGGAGACACAAAA AACTTCCAGAGAACTGGACGGACACAAGGGAAGCCATTTTAGACGGCATGACGTTTAACCTCGGGTACCTTGGCATGACACTTGTGGATCAGCCCAAAGGGGAAGATGTATCTGCTGCAGCGGTTAAAAGGATCATCGCCACG gCCAAAGCAAGTGGGAAGAAGTCTCAGAAGGTTTCGTTGAACGTTTCTTCTCAGGGTCTCTGTATGCATGACAGGAGCACCAGTGAATTGATAGCCAATGTCTCCATACGCAGGtgggttttgtttgtgtcatgcCCCACTGTGTTTCACCTTAACCCTGTGTGCAGGGTTTCCTACTGCATAGTGGACAAGGTGTATGTCAATGTGTTTGCTTACATCACTCAAAACACCGTCAGTGGGACCTTGGAGTGCCATGCCTTCTCTTGCGCCAAGAAAAAAGTG GCTCAGGCTGTCGTGCTGACGGTAGCCCAGGCCTTCTCTCTGTCCCAGGAATGCTTGGAAGAAGCCAAAGAAG AGAAAGTCACATCATTTGGTTCTGATATTGTGGCCAGCAAAAATAGTGACGTGGTCTGGAAAGAAACCG AGACGCTCACCAGAGAAAACCTGCTGGACTTGGACAAAAGTGTTgaagttgccatggagacaaaGAGGAACAAGGATGGAAATCTGCTGAACAACCAGAATGCTGCTGAGTCTGAGATTAATCCTGCTGCTTGG ttgACAGAGGAGAGCTTGGAAGAAGCCTTTTCCAG CTGTGATTTGGACAGCTGTGGTTCATTTGCAG ACTGGCCCTGTCCCGCACAAGCCCCCAGATCCTGGACTTTGGGTTGA
- the fndc5b gene encoding fibronectin type III domain-containing protein 5, which yields MLLLLLGFLCSVNADTLLSAPLNVTIREIEVNSAVVTWEILEGDPVIGFAITQQKKDVRMLRFIQEVNTTTRSCALWDLDEDTEYIVHVQSISMGATSPPSEPVFFRTPKESEKMASKGPEGVTMEEVAQLRAGELIIIVVVLVMWAGVIALFCRQYDIIKDNEPNNNKDKAKNSSECSTPEHPQGGLLRSNV from the exons atgctgctgctcctgttggGCTTCCTCTGCTCCGTCAATGCTG acacgCTGCTGTCAGCACCACTCAATGTGACCATCAGAGAAATTGAAGTCAACTCTGCGGTGGTCACATGGGAGATCCTGGAGGGAGACCCAGTCATTGGGTTCGCCATAACCCAACag AAAAAGGACGTACGCATGTTGCGGTTCATCCAGGAGGTGAACACCACCACGCGCTCCTGCGCATTGTGGGATCTTGATGAGGACACCGAATATATTGTTCACGTCCAGAGCATCAGCATGGGCGCTACCAGCCCCCCGAGCGAGCCTGTCTTTTTCAGAACCCCAAAAGAATCCGAGAAGATGGCGTCCAAGGGCCCAG AGGGGGTGACCATGGAAGAGGTGGCTCAGCTGAGAGCAGGAGAACTCATCATTATCGTGGTGGTGCTGGTCATGTGGGCAG GGGTGATCGCCCTGTTTTGCCGTcagtatgacatcatcaaggacAATGaacccaacaacaacaaggacaAAGCCAAGAACTCCTCCGAGTGTAGTACCCCTGAACACCCACAGGGAGGACTACTGCGCAGCAACGTCTGA
- the ldlrap1a gene encoding low density lipoprotein receptor adapter protein 1a isoform X5, protein MHAIKSAGRAIIRSPSVTKQSWTSGRHKKLPENWTDTREAILDGMTFNLGYLGMTLVDQPKGEDVSAAAVKRIIATAKASGKKSQKVSLNVSSQGLCMHDRSTSELIANVSIRRWVLFVSCPTVFHLNPVCRVSYCIVDKVYVNVFAYITQNTVSGTLECHAFSCAKKKVAQAVVLTVAQAFSLSQECLEEAKEEKVTSFGSDIVASKNSDVVWKETETLTRENLLDLDKSVEVAMETKRNKDGNLLNNQNAAESEINPAAWTGPVPHKPPDPGLWVDPS, encoded by the exons ATGCACGCGATCAAGTCCGCCGGAAGAGCTATTATAAGGAGTCCAAGTGTGACCAAGCAGTCGTGGACCAGCGGGAGACACAAAA AACTTCCAGAGAACTGGACGGACACAAGGGAAGCCATTTTAGACGGCATGACGTTTAACCTCGGGTACCTTGGCATGACACTTGTGGATCAGCCCAAAGGGGAAGATGTATCTGCTGCAGCGGTTAAAAGGATCATCGCCACG gCCAAAGCAAGTGGGAAGAAGTCTCAGAAGGTTTCGTTGAACGTTTCTTCTCAGGGTCTCTGTATGCATGACAGGAGCACCAGTGAATTGATAGCCAATGTCTCCATACGCAGGtgggttttgtttgtgtcatgcCCCACTGTGTTTCACCTTAACCCTGTGTGCAGGGTTTCCTACTGCATAGTGGACAAGGTGTATGTCAATGTGTTTGCTTACATCACTCAAAACACCGTCAGTGGGACCTTGGAGTGCCATGCCTTCTCTTGCGCCAAGAAAAAAGTG GCTCAGGCTGTCGTGCTGACGGTAGCCCAGGCCTTCTCTCTGTCCCAGGAATGCTTGGAAGAAGCCAAAGAAG AGAAAGTCACATCATTTGGTTCTGATATTGTGGCCAGCAAAAATAGTGACGTGGTCTGGAAAGAAACCG AGACGCTCACCAGAGAAAACCTGCTGGACTTGGACAAAAGTGTTgaagttgccatggagacaaaGAGGAACAAGGATGGAAATCTGCTGAACAACCAGAATGCTGCTGAGTCTGAGATTAATCCTGCTGCTTGG ACTGGCCCTGTCCCGCACAAGCCCCCAGATCCTGGACTTTGGGTTGATCCCTCATGA
- the ldlrap1a gene encoding low density lipoprotein receptor adapter protein 1a isoform X3 produces MHAIKSAGRAIIRSPSVTKQSWTSGRHKKLPENWTDTREAILDGMTFNLGYLGMTLVDQPKGEDVSAAAVKRIIATAKASGKKSQKVSLNVSSQGLCMHDRSTSELIANVSIRRVSYCIVDKVYVNVFAYITQNTVSGTLECHAFSCAKKKVAQAVVLTVAQAFSLSQECLEEAKEEKVTSFGSDIVASKNSDVVWKETETLTRENLLDLDKSVEVAMETKRNKDGNLLNNQNAAESEINPAAWLTEESLEEAFSRLALSRTSPQILDFGLIPHDWLLGHVWDVNYGSS; encoded by the exons ATGCACGCGATCAAGTCCGCCGGAAGAGCTATTATAAGGAGTCCAAGTGTGACCAAGCAGTCGTGGACCAGCGGGAGACACAAAA AACTTCCAGAGAACTGGACGGACACAAGGGAAGCCATTTTAGACGGCATGACGTTTAACCTCGGGTACCTTGGCATGACACTTGTGGATCAGCCCAAAGGGGAAGATGTATCTGCTGCAGCGGTTAAAAGGATCATCGCCACG gCCAAAGCAAGTGGGAAGAAGTCTCAGAAGGTTTCGTTGAACGTTTCTTCTCAGGGTCTCTGTATGCATGACAGGAGCACCAGTGAATTGATAGCCAATGTCTCCATACGCAG GGTTTCCTACTGCATAGTGGACAAGGTGTATGTCAATGTGTTTGCTTACATCACTCAAAACACCGTCAGTGGGACCTTGGAGTGCCATGCCTTCTCTTGCGCCAAGAAAAAAGTG GCTCAGGCTGTCGTGCTGACGGTAGCCCAGGCCTTCTCTCTGTCCCAGGAATGCTTGGAAGAAGCCAAAGAAG AGAAAGTCACATCATTTGGTTCTGATATTGTGGCCAGCAAAAATAGTGACGTGGTCTGGAAAGAAACCG AGACGCTCACCAGAGAAAACCTGCTGGACTTGGACAAAAGTGTTgaagttgccatggagacaaaGAGGAACAAGGATGGAAATCTGCTGAACAACCAGAATGCTGCTGAGTCTGAGATTAATCCTGCTGCTTGG ttgACAGAGGAGAGCTTGGAAGAAGCCTTTTCCAG ACTGGCCCTGTCCCGCACAAGCCCCCAGATCCTGGACTTTGGGTTGATCCCTCATGACTGGCTGCTTGGACATGTTTGGGATGTGAACTATGGCAGCAGTTGA
- the ldlrap1a gene encoding low density lipoprotein receptor adapter protein 1a isoform X1, with protein MHAIKSAGRAIIRSPSVTKQSWTSGRHKKLPENWTDTREAILDGMTFNLGYLGMTLVDQPKGEDVSAAAVKRIIATAKASGKKSQKVSLNVSSQGLCMHDRSTSELIANVSIRRWVLFVSCPTVFHLNPVCRVSYCIVDKVYVNVFAYITQNTVSGTLECHAFSCAKKKVAQAVVLTVAQAFSLSQECLEEAKEEKVTSFGSDIVASKNSDVVWKETETLTRENLLDLDKSVEVAMETKRNKDGNLLNNQNAAESEINPAAWLTEESLEEAFSRLALSRTSPQILDFGLIPHDWLLGHVWDVNYGSS; from the exons ATGCACGCGATCAAGTCCGCCGGAAGAGCTATTATAAGGAGTCCAAGTGTGACCAAGCAGTCGTGGACCAGCGGGAGACACAAAA AACTTCCAGAGAACTGGACGGACACAAGGGAAGCCATTTTAGACGGCATGACGTTTAACCTCGGGTACCTTGGCATGACACTTGTGGATCAGCCCAAAGGGGAAGATGTATCTGCTGCAGCGGTTAAAAGGATCATCGCCACG gCCAAAGCAAGTGGGAAGAAGTCTCAGAAGGTTTCGTTGAACGTTTCTTCTCAGGGTCTCTGTATGCATGACAGGAGCACCAGTGAATTGATAGCCAATGTCTCCATACGCAGGtgggttttgtttgtgtcatgcCCCACTGTGTTTCACCTTAACCCTGTGTGCAGGGTTTCCTACTGCATAGTGGACAAGGTGTATGTCAATGTGTTTGCTTACATCACTCAAAACACCGTCAGTGGGACCTTGGAGTGCCATGCCTTCTCTTGCGCCAAGAAAAAAGTG GCTCAGGCTGTCGTGCTGACGGTAGCCCAGGCCTTCTCTCTGTCCCAGGAATGCTTGGAAGAAGCCAAAGAAG AGAAAGTCACATCATTTGGTTCTGATATTGTGGCCAGCAAAAATAGTGACGTGGTCTGGAAAGAAACCG AGACGCTCACCAGAGAAAACCTGCTGGACTTGGACAAAAGTGTTgaagttgccatggagacaaaGAGGAACAAGGATGGAAATCTGCTGAACAACCAGAATGCTGCTGAGTCTGAGATTAATCCTGCTGCTTGG ttgACAGAGGAGAGCTTGGAAGAAGCCTTTTCCAG ACTGGCCCTGTCCCGCACAAGCCCCCAGATCCTGGACTTTGGGTTGATCCCTCATGACTGGCTGCTTGGACATGTTTGGGATGTGAACTATGGCAGCAGTTGA